Sequence from the Corallococcus sp. EGB genome:
GGCGGAGTCGATCTTGTTGGAGAGCTTGAGGATCTCCCGCTTGCGGTTGAGCAGCTCCAGGACGAGCTTCATGCGCGCCTTGAGGTCGACCGTCTCCAGCACGGCCTGCTTCTCCTCGATGGGCACGTCCACGTTGGCGGCGATGAGGTCCGCCAGGTGGCCCGGATGCGTGATGCTCTCCACCAGCTCCGTGGCGGCGGCCGGCAGCTCGGGCATCAGCTCGATGACCTCGCGCGCCAGCTTCTTCAGGTTGATGCCCAGGGCCTCCACCTCGACGTTCTCGCTGGAGGTCTTGTCCTCCACCGCGTCGACGCGGGCCTTCAGGTAGGGCGCTTCCTGCACCAGCTCCATCACGCGGAAGCGCGCGAGGCCCTGGACCACGAGCGAGTAGTTGTCCTCGCCCATCTTCAGCAGCTTCACGATGCGGGCGACGGTGCCCATCGTGTACAGGTCGGACGCGCCGGGATCCTCTTCCTCGGCGCGGCGCTGCGTCACGACGCCGATGACCTGGTCGTCACGGACGGCGTCCTTGATCAGCGCGATCGTCTTCTGGCGGCCGACGGCCAGGGGCAGCACGCCACCGGGGAAGAAGACACTGTTGCGGAGCGGCAGGATGGGCAACACCTGCGGGATGTCTTCCTTGTTGATGAGCCCCGGAGGGGCCATCGCGGTGGGCATTGCGCTGGCCGCGGTGCCCTTCTTCTTCTCGTCAGACATGGAGTTCGGCCTCTTCCTTGCTTGAACCCGGTCAGCAAGCGGCCGGGCCGGTGAACCATCCGGTTGATTTCTGCGACGGATGAACCAACGTAACAACCAAACCGGACATGGCAAACGCGATGTACGTTATTTCCGTGCCTCGTCGGGTGTACGACGCTCCTCTATGTAACGGCCCTGAAGTCGTAACGGCCCAGAAGTCTCGCGTCCGGCGAAGGGGTGGGGCATGCTTGCCCCCCTCTCACGCTTGATGCGGTGCGCGAGCGCGCGCCCCCGCACTGGAGGCCGATGTGAAGCTCCACACCTGCGCCCACCTGTTGTCGCTGTCCGCGCTCCTGGCGCTCGGATGCCACTCCCCCGTGGATGACGCGGGCTCCACCGTCCCGGATGCCTGCGAGGCCACCCCTCCGGTGGTCGCTCCCCAGAAGACGGACATCCTCTTCGTCATCGACAACTCTGGATCCATGCGGGAGGAGCAGCAGGGCATCGCCACGGAGCTGCCCGCCTTCCTGTCCGCGCTGAAAGCGGGCAGCGGGGTGATCCAGGACTTCCGCGTGGGCGTCATCACCACGTCCGTGTACCAGCGCCAGGTCTTCCCGGACGGGGCGGACGTCATCCGCTCCTTCCCGGATCAGGAGGGGCGGCTGCAGCCGGTGAAGGACGAGTCCAACCAGCCCACCGCCGAGCGCTTCATCGAGAGCTCGGATCCGCAGCTGCTGCCCAAGTTCCAGCGGTTGGTGAACCAGGGAACGTCCGGCAGCGGCCAGGAGACGCCCTTCGAGGCGGTGCGGCTGGCGGTCGCCTCCCCCCTGGCCACCCAGCCCCTGGCGGAAGGGGGCAACGGGGGCTTCCTGCGGGATGACGCCCGCCTGCTGGTGGTGGTGGTGTCGGACGAGGACGACTGCAGCTCCACGCAGCGGCCGCCCCCGGTGGCGCTGGGGCAGGACACGGCCGTGGACTCGTGCACCGCCCAGGGGGACAAGCTGACGCCGGTGTCGGAGTACTACCAGGCGTTCCAGTCCCTGAAGGACAGCCGGGGCGCGTCGCGCGAGGTGCTGTGGGCGACCATCGGGCCGGTGGCGCTGACGGACAAGCGGGCGGAGCTGACGACGGAGACGGTGGGCGGCACCACCTACGTGCGCAACGTCGATTGCCCGACGTCCTATGGGCCCGGCTACCGGCAGAGCGACATGGCGAAGGCGTTCGACGCGACCCGGGCGAACCTGGATTCCATCTGCAAGGCGAGCTACCAGCAGACGCTGCTGGATATCGCGGAGCTGGCCACGGTGGCGCAGAGCGTGGCCGTGATGAACCTGCCGGATCCGCGGCTCGCGGTGGTGTACGTCACGCGGGCGGACGGCTCCGTGCAGACGTGCACGGCGGCCAACGGCGACTTCCGCTACGAGCCCCCCAGCGGCGGCCGCGCCGCGCGCATCTTCTTCCTGGGCCCGTGCCTGCGCCGCGTGGGCGACACGAAGGTGGAGGTGAAGGTGCTGTGCGCCGGCTAGCGCGGCGTTGAAGCGCGCCTCACCCGAAGGGCCCCGCGAGAAGGACGCGGGGCCCTTTTTCGTGGTCTGGCGCGTGACCTGTCATGTCCGGTGCCAGGTGGAGTGATGGGCGCGGAGCCGCCCCCTCCCGTCGAGCGGCGCACCCGACGCGACAGGTCCGGCCCGCTCGGAATCCCGCCGGCCGGGGTGTCAGACGGGCTCGGATACTGGCCCCGCACTCGCGAAGGTGGCGGGTGCTCGAGGCCAGGAGGCCACATGGGCGCGGCGCTGGAGCGGTCGGGGTTGGCGGTGGTGGAGGAGCTGCGTGAACGGATCCGCCAGTTGCAGGCGGCGCCCCGCCGCGCGCTGTCGGTGCTGCGCACGGGCGTGGACGCGGTGGACGCGCTCCTGCCGCAGGGGGGCCTGCCGCTGGGGACCTCCGTGGAGCTGTGCGGCGAGGCCGCGTCGGGGCGCACCAGCCTGGCGTTGCGCGCGGTGGCGACCGCGCACCGGGAGATGCGCCTGTGCGCGTGGGTGGATGGTCCCCGGGAGCTCTATCCGCCGGCCGCGGCGGCGCTGGGCGTGGACCTGGAGCGGCTGCTCGTCGTGAGGCCCCAGGCCTTCTCGCAGCGGGTGTGGTCCGCCGTGCAGCTCGCGCGCAGCGGGGCCTTCACGGCGGTGGTGGTGGACCTGACGCTCGGTGTGGGCGCTCCGGGGCGCCCGGAGCGGCTGGCCCTGACGGAGGCGCGCAAGCTGGCGGACGCGGCGGCGCGGGGCGGGACGCTGGTGCTGCTCCTGACGTCGCCGGAGGCGCCCGCGGACGGGCTCGCGCGGCTGCGGCTGGAGGCCCGGGGCGTCCAGGGCTGGTCCGTGGAATTGGAGCGCAGCCGGGGCGGGGGCGTGGGCACGCGCATCGTGCGCCCGTGGCGGGAGCTCTACCCGGAGGTGGGGCTGGACGCCGGGGCGCGGCTCTTGGACGCGGACGTGGCGCAAGCCGGGGACGCGGGCCCGGGCTTCTACCGCGACCCGGCGGACCGCGTGCGCAACGGGATGGGCATCCTGGGCCAGCGCCCCGGCCGCGACGCGCCCATGCCTTCGTTGGGGGGCGCGCTGTCCCCGGACGGCCGCTGACAAGGGAGAGGGTGGGCCATGCGGAGGGGCTACCTGCACGTCACGCGCTTCCCGGTGCAGCGCAAGGTCATTGAGTCGCCCGCGCTCGCGGGACAGCCGCTGGTGCTGGTGGAGGAGGTGCGCGGCCAGCGCCGGGTGGCCTTCGCCTCCACGCGCGCGCTGAAGGTCGGCGTGCGGCCGGGGATGACGCTGACGGCGGCCACCGCGCTGGAGCCGGCGCTGCAGTCCTTCCCATACCGGCCGAAGGACGAGGCCCAGGCGCTGGCCGCGCTGGGGGAGTCGCTGCTCGGCCTGTGTCCGGGCTTCCAGCGCGACGCGCCGGAAGGCCTGTGGTTCGACGCGAGCGCGGCGCACCTGGTGGGGGGGGAGCTGGAGCTGGGCGCGCGCGTGCTGGGGGTCTGCGCCGGGCTGGGCTACCGGGCGCACGTGACGGTGGCGTCGGAGGCGTTCACCTCGCGGGTGCTGGCGCGGCATGGGGCCCGGCGGGTGGAGGTGGTCGCGGAGGGGCAGGGCGCGCGCGCGTTGGCGCCACTGCCGCTGGGCGCGCTGGAGGCCCCGGCGGCGAAGGCCTTCTCCGTCCTGGGCCTGTCCACGCTGGGGGAGGTGGCGGCGCTGCCGGCCGGAGCGGTGACGGCGCGCGGAGGCGCGGGCGCGGCCCGTGCCCATGCGCGGTGCCGGGGCGTGGACGACACGCCCTTCACGCCGGAGCCGCTGGAGGAGGCGTTGGAGGACCGGGTGGTGCTGGACGCGCCCGCGGACACCTTCGAGCCCGTGCAGTTCGCGCTCAAGACGCTGTTGGACCGGCTGGGCGCGCGGCTCTCCGGGCGGCAGCGGGCGGCGGTGCGGCTCACCTTCGTGCTGCGCCTGGACCCCACCGGCGAGGCCCAGGTGCCGCTGTTGCTGGCGCGTCCCACGGCGCGAGCGAAGCTGCTGTTGGACCTGGCGCGGCACCGGCTGGGGGAGCTGCGGCTGGAGCGGCCGGTGGCGGAGGTCGCCGTGCGGGTGGACGCGCACGACGAGGACTTGGGGCAGCAGCTGGCGCTGGGGGACGAGCCCGAGGGGGACATGGCCCTGGAGGGCGTGCTGTCGCGGCTGGCGACGACGCTGGGCGAGGAGGCGCTGTTCGCGGCGTCCCTGGAGGCGGTGCACCGGCCGGAGGCCGCGCACGCGCCCCGGGCCTTCCACCCGCCGGAGACGCGGCGCGGCCTGCTGTCCCCCTCCGGCCCGCTGGCGCCGGAGCCTGCCGCGCCCGTCACCGTCTGGCGCGAGGCAGGGGCGGCCCGGGAGCGGCCGTCGCGGCTGCTGGCCCGGCCGGCCCGGCTGGACGCGGAGGTGGCGGCGTCCGGGGAGATGCTGGCGGCGCGGCTCGCGGGGCGGCGGCACCGGGTGACGGCCATGGCGGGGCCGGAGCGACTGGGCGGCGAGTGGTGGACGGACACCCCGTACCAGCGGGACTACTACCGCGTGCACTTCGAGGGGCTGGGGCCCGCCTGGGTGTACCGGGACGGGCGGGACGGAGGCTTCTACCTGCAGGGGTTGTTCGATTGAGGGGCGGGCGGGTGCGGTCGGGGTGGAGGCCCCGCCGCTTGTGGCCTAGCGTGACGGCATGCGCCCCGCACGACTCCTTCCGCTGCTCCTGGTGTCCCTCGTCCTTTCGGCCTGCGCCGCCCGGCAGGTGCGCCCGGAGGGAAGCATCCGCAAGGTGGTGGTGGTGGCGGGCTCGCGCGTGGACGTGCTGCCCACGGGCACGTTCCGCCAGGACATCATCGGCGAGAGCAACCCGCGCACGGTGCTGGCCCGCCAGGCGGAGTCGGAGCTGCTCTCGCGCGGCTTCGATGTCGTCGCCACCCGTCAGTCCCAGGCCCCGGTGCCGCTCACGGACGAGGTGTCGTCCTTCGTCCAGCAGAACAAGGCCGAGGCCGCGGTGGTGGTCATCCTGGACTGGCTGGACGTGTCCGGCGCGACGGTGCTGAACCGGGTGGACGTGGTGCTGCGGCTGGGACTGGTGGATCCCAACGGCCAGGTGCTCTGGACGGACACGTTCCATTCGCAGCCCATCGTGAGCGCCTACCAGTCCGCCACGGACTGGAACTCGTTCCTGCGCCGGGCCGTCATCGAGGCGGTGCAGGCGGTGCCGTGATGGCCGTCCTCCTTTCACTCGGGAAGAGGGGGGCATGCGGGTCCTGGTGACGGGCGCGGCGGGCTTCATCGGAGCCCACGTCTGCGAGCGGCTCCTCGCCCGGGGCGACGCGGTGGTGGGCCTGGACGCGCTGGACGCGGCCCCGGGGGACGTGGCGCTCCGGCGCTCCCGGCTCCAGCGGCTGGCCGGTGCGCGTGGCTTCACCTTCCTGGCCGGGGACATCACCGACGCGGCCCGTCTGGGCGAGGCGTTCACGGCCGCGCGTCCGGAGGGCGTGGTGCACCTGGCCGCGCGGGTGGGTGTGCGGGCCCCGGACGCGGAGGCCCCGGCCTACGCGGACACCAACGTGACGGGCTTCGTGCGGGTGCTGGAGGCCTGCCGCGAGGCGAAGGTCGCGCATCTGGTCTACGCGTCCTCCAGCTCCGTGTACGGCGCGGCCACGCCCGCGCCGTTCCGCGAGGACGCGCCCGTGGATCAACCGCTCAACCTCTACGGCGCCACCAAGCGCGCCAACGAGCTGATGGCGCACGCGTACAGCCACCTGCACCGGCTGCCCGCCAGCGGCCTGCGCTTCTTCACGGTGTACGGGCCGTGGGGGCGGCCGGACATGGCGCCGCTGTTGTTCCTGCGCGCGCTGGCGAAGGGAGAGCCCCTGCGGCTGCACGGCGACGGGCGGATGCGGCGCGACTTCACCTTCGTGGACGACGTGGCGGAGGCCGTGCTGCGCGTGCTGGACCGGCCGCCCTCGGGAAGCCCGCCGCACCGGCTGCTCAACGTGGGGCACGGCGAGCCGGTGGCGCTGGGGGACTTCGTGGGCCTGCTGGAGCGGTACTGGGGTGCGAAGGCCCACGTGACGTCCGTGCCCGCGCAGCCCGCGGAGATGGCCTCCACGTGGGCGGACACCTCGCGGCTGGAGGCGGAGACGGGCTTCAGGCCACACGTGTCCGTGGACGCGGGCGTGGCCCGGCTGGTGGCGTGGTACCGCGAGTGGAGCGGCACCGTCCGCTGAAGCTTGTACGAAAGAGGGGCGCGCCCAGCGGCGCGGCCTGCGGAGGGATGGCGTTGACGGAGCCGCCCACCGAGGCGCACTCATCGGGAGCCAGGGGCGGCACCTGCACCGAGCCCAGCCGCGGCAGGGGGGGCGACTCGATGGGCTCCCAGTGGATGGCGGACGCAGATGGCGTGGCCACCGTGGAGAACAGCAGGTCCACCGGATGCGGCGGCGCGGGAAAGACAATCGCCGGCCAGGGAGTCCCCTGGCCGACGATTCCAGCTCAACCGATGCGGGTTTCCGCTTGGGAAGCCCTTACGGCGCCTGTCCGATGGACGTGGCCATCGTCAGCGCATTGTTGTCCTCGATCAGCTCCTGCAGGGTGTTCGGCCCGTCGACGATGGCGCCGAGGTAGAGCGACTGCCCGGGCGTGGCCGCGGGGGGACGGTTGAACGACCCCTGCACGGGCAGCGTGGTGCACTGGCCCACGGCCAGCGCGGGCACCATGACGCCGCCCACGGGCATCTGGACCTGGGTGTACGGCGGCTGCCCCTGGCCGGGCACGTAGGGGGACTTCTCGGTGGAGATGACCAGGTCCAGCGGCACGGAGCCGTAAGTGGACACGTTGCCTTCGTTGCAGATCTTCACCTGCGCGCTGAAGGCGCTGTATGGCGTCGGGTTCGTGGGGGCCGTCACCGAGCGCACCACCAGGTCCGGGCCGTTGCCCAGGACGAGCCGCGACGTCACGCGGGTGTTGTTGTCCTCACGCAGCTCCATCACCTGATTGGTGCTGTCCACGCGGGCCCCCAGGTAGAGCGGGCTGTTGGGCTCGGCGTAATACGGCGGGGGCGCGGAACCGCTGACCGGCGTCGTCACGCACTGGCCCGCGGCGAGCGGAGGCAGGGACACCTCGCCCACCACGGACTCCGTCGCTCCAGGGGACGGGAACTGCGTGGGCAGCGTCTCGCCCGCGGACACGACGCCCATCACCCGCGAGGGACCCGCCGGATCCGTCCCCGTGTTGCAGACCGTCACGTTCAGCGTGACAGGGCCATACGGGATGGCGCTGGTGGGACCGGTGACGTCCGTCACCACGAGGTCCGGGCCGTTGCCAAGGAGGAGGGGACCAGCGACGCCCAGGTTGTTGTCCTCACGCAGCTCCTGCTGCTGCGCGCCCACGTCAGCCAGGGCCACCAGGTACAGCGGCTGCGAGGGGGGAGCCCCGGGAGGGGGCGCGGCGGCGTACACCGACTTCGTGTACAGCGCGCAGGCGCCCGGCTGGAGCGAGGACACCTCCACCGAGCCGATCTGCATCTGGGACGGAGGCGGGCCCTGGACGGGCGACACCGCCGTGGGCGTGGTGGACAGGAAGAGCCCCACCGTGGAGTTCGGCGCGAACTGGGTGCCCTCGTTGCAGACCTGCACGTCCGTCCACAGCGAGGTGGCGGGCTTGACGCTGGAGGGCGCCGTCAACGTGCGCACCACGAGGTCAGGTCCGGACCCCATGCCGATGCGGGACAGGGCGGACACGTTGTTGTCCTCACGCAGCTCCAGGAGCGATGCGCGCGGATCCACCACGGCGCCCACGTACAGCGTCGGGTTCGGCATCGTCGCTCCGGGCGGCACGGTGCCGTAGCTGCTCACCTGGCGGGTGATGCACTCACGCGGCTCCAGCGCGGGCACGTTCGCCGAGCCCGCCATCATGGCGGTCATGGGCGGCGGGCCCGCCGTGATGGCCAGCGAGGGCTCGCTCGTGATGTACACCTCCACGAGCGAATCCATGGAGCGCGTCGTTCCCACGTTGCAGAGCTTCGTGGACACCGTGAACGGACCGCTGAGCGGCAGGTTGGTGGGGGCCTCCAGCGTGACGACCGTGAGATCAGGCTGGGTGCCCACGCCCACCAGCGTGTCCGCGCGCGTGTTGTTGTCCTCGCGCAGCTCCTGCACGCTCCGGGGCAGGTCCACGATGGCGCCCAGGTACAGCGGCTGCTCGCCGGGCGGCGAGTACGGGCGGTAGGCATATCCCTGCACCGTGCGGGTGGCGCACTGGCCCACGGACAGCGGCGGCACGTTGGCGTTGCCCACCGGGGCCTCCGTCGGGGGACGGGGCTGGGACGACGGGGCCGCCAGCGACGTCCCCGTGGACAGCACCACCATCACGTCCGCCGAGTTGGAGGACTGGGTGCCCGCGTTGCACACCGTCACCGTGGCCTGGAGCGGGTCGCCCTGACGCACGCTCGCGGGCCCCGTCACGGAGCGCACGACGAGGTCCGGGCCGTTGCCCACTCCCACCAGGCCCTGCACGAACGCGTTGTTGTCCTCGCGCAGCTCCACCACGTTCGCCTGGGCATCCGCGATGGCGCCCAGGTACAGGGGCGTGCCCGGCGGCACGGGCGTGGGCGGCATCTGGACGTTGCCCATGATGGGCTCCATGCGGCACTGGCCCGCGGCCAGGCTGGCAATGGATGTGCCGCCGAGCATCGCCTGCGTGGCGGGGGGCGGGCCGGACGGCGACGGCATCGTCACGCCATTCACCGTGGACAGGTACAGCTGCACGGCGGCGACGGAGCTGGACTCCGTGCCCGTGTTGCACACCGTCGCGGTGGCGCTGAAGGACTGGCCCGGCGCCAGGCTCGCCGGTGCATCCACCCGCGTGACGATCAGGTCCGGGCGGGAGCCCACGCCCATCAGGCCGCGGACGAAGCCGTTGTTCGTCTCATCCGACTCCTGCACCGCCTGGAACGCGTCGACGATGGCCCCCAGGTAGTAGGCGCCGTTGCCCGTGAATCCCGAGGGAGGAGTGATGTAGATGCTCAACGAACGGCTGACGCACTGACCCGCGTACACGGTGCCCACGTCCGTCTGGCCCTGGAGGAGCTGTTGGGTGGGAGGAGGCGGCGTCCCCGGCCCCGGCATCTGCTGCGTGGGCGTGGTGGACAGGTACACCTGGAGCTGGGTGTTGGCGTACACGGCCTGGTCACCGGTGTTACAGACCTTCGCGGTGACGCTGACGGGCTGGCCGGGCTTCGCGTTGTCCGGAGCCGTCAGCTCCGTGATGCGCAGGTCCGGACCGGGCATGAGCGCGCGGGCCTGTTGCTGGAGCGGGGGCGATTCCTCTTGCTCGACCCCCTCCGAACAACCGGTGAGCGCGAGCACGCCCGTGATGAAGAGACACGAATGCCGCCATGGCGGCGTACGCCGAGACATACGGACTCCTGGAATGGGGGGACGAAGACGATACAGACCCGGTGTGACATCCACCGGGCCTGCGCGTCTCTTCTAGGACTGAGCCCCCACTGGAGAAAACGTGTTTCAGCGTTTTCCCGACAGTGTCTGTCTTCACTCCACCCCGGCGGCCGGGTGGCTCATTCCACCTCGACGCGTCCGTTCGCGACCAGCCAGCGCGTGGTGGTGCAGGCGCGGGCGAAGGGGGCATCGTGGGTGACGAGCAGCAGCGCGCCGGGGTAGTCGTGCAGCGCCGCCTCCAGCCGCTCGATGGACGGCAGGTCCAGGTGGTTGGTGGGTTCGTCCAACACCAGGGCCCAGGCGTGCTGGCCCAGGCCGCGCGCGATGGCCAGCTTGCGCGCCTCGCCGGGCGACGGCTGTCCGGACCCGAGCAGCCGGTGCGGATCCACGCCCAGCGCGGCCACCAGGGACATCACCCGGCCGCGCTCCTCCGGAGGCAGCTCGCGCACCGCATCGAGCATGGCGCGCGTCTCCTCCGCGCTCAGGTCCTGGGGCAGGTACAGCAGCTTCTCGCGGGGCACGCGCGCCTGCTCCAGCAGGGCCTTCAGCAGCGTCGTCTTGCCGGCGCCGTTGGGGCCCTCGATGCGGATGCGCGCCTCGCGGTCCACGTCCAGGCGAGTGGGCCCCAGCACCTCCACGTCGCCGGCCTTCAGGCCCGGCGTGTCGAAGGTGAAGAGCCACGGGTTGGGCGAGCGCACGTAGTCCACGAACACGGAGCGGCCCACCGTCTTGTCCACGGTGAAGGTGCCCACGGCGGATTCAGCGCGCTCCAGCTCGCGGCGCTTCACGGTGACCTGGTGGCCCAGGCGCGACTCCGCCCAACTGGCCTTCGTGGATGCCATGATGGAGCGCGCGTCGCTGTCGTTCTTGTTGCGCATCCGCCGGCTGGTGCTGCGCGACAGGGTGGCGCCCTGGTGCTCGCGCCGGGCCTTGTCCAGCAACTGCGCGGCCCGGTCGCGCTCCGCCTTGGACTGCTGGTGGGAGGCGATCTCCGCCTCGCGCTCCGCCTCCCAGTGGCCCTTCGCGGCGGAGTAGGCGCCCGGGTACAGGTGGGCCTCGCCGCCGTGCACGCGCAGCGTGGCCTGGGTGAGCGTCTCCAACAGCTCGCGGTCGTGGGACACGACGACGCCCACGCCCCGGAAGCGGCGCAGCGCGGCCACCAGCCACGTGCGCGCCTCCGCGTCCAGGTGGTTGGTGGGCTCATCCAACAGCAGCACGTCCGGCTCGCGGGCGAGCGCCGCGCCCACCTGCCAGCGCTTGCGCTCGCCCGGGGACAGCGTGGGCCAGCGCTCCAGCGCGGTGACGTCCAGGCCCAGCTGGCCCTGGAGCCTGCGCGCCAGCGCGTCCCAGGCGTCCGCGAAGGCGGTGATGTCGGGCGTGAGCTCCTCCACGCCCTGCGGACACAGGCACACGAGCGGCGAGTCCGGCTCGAACTGGAGCTGCCCGGACGTGGGCTTCAGCTCCCCGGACAAGAGGCGCAGCAGGGTGGACTTGCCGGCGCCGTTGGGACCGACGAGGCCCGTCCAGCCCGGGGCGAGGTGGAACTCCACGTCCGTGAGGACGGGGATGGCATCAGTGAACGAAAAGCACACGTCGTGCGCGCGCACGGAGGAAGAGGACGAGGGCATGTGAAGCGACTCCTGAAACCGGAAGCCAGCGCACACGCCCATCAGGGCGCGCGGCGGCGGGGTACAGCGGGGGACCGGGGTTTCAGGCGTGCAGCTTCAAGGGTCTGCGGACCTCGTTCAGGGGAAGATCTCTGACATCTCCCCGCGTGGACAGCCGGTGCTTCAGGTGCAGCATGCGGCACGGCCCGGGCGGATGACAAGGCCGGACGTGTGCCGTGGCGCGGGCACCGACGGAAAAACGCCGGTGCCCTGACAACGATTCCCGCGGGGCGGGGACTACTCCTCCGACGGCGGCGGCTGCACCCGGCGCGTGGCGGGGAGGGTGGAGCTGGCAGCCGCGTTGCGGGCCAGGGCCTGGGCGCTCAGCGCGGCGGCCGATGGAGCGGGCGCACGGGGCGGGAGCGCCTGGGGCGCGGCGGCCGGGGCGTCTTCCTTGGCGAAGACCTCCTTCAGCGTGGCGATGGAGCCCAGCGCGGCGGTGGCCTCGTAGGGGACGAACATCTTGTTGTCGCCCTTGCCCAGCTCCTGGAGCGTCTCCAGGTAGCGCAGCGCCAGCACCTCCGGCGTGGCCCGGCCGGTGTGGATGGCCTCGAAGGTGAGGCGGGTGGCCTCGGCCTTGCCCTCGGCCTCCAGCATCACGGCGCGCTTGTGGCCCTCCGCGCGGGCGATCTCCGCGTCGCGCTCGGCCTCGGCGCGCAGGATGCGGGAGATCTTCTCACCCTCGGCCTGGAGGATGGCGGCGGCCTTGTCGCCTTCGGCCTTGGTGACCTCGGCGCGGCGCTCGCGCTCGGCGGTCATCTGCTTGGCCATGGCGGACTTGATGGCCTGGGGCGGTTCGATTTCACGCAGCTCCACGCGCGTCA
This genomic interval carries:
- a CDS encoding VWA domain-containing protein produces the protein MKLHTCAHLLSLSALLALGCHSPVDDAGSTVPDACEATPPVVAPQKTDILFVIDNSGSMREEQQGIATELPAFLSALKAGSGVIQDFRVGVITTSVYQRQVFPDGADVIRSFPDQEGRLQPVKDESNQPTAERFIESSDPQLLPKFQRLVNQGTSGSGQETPFEAVRLAVASPLATQPLAEGGNGGFLRDDARLLVVVVSDEDDCSSTQRPPPVALGQDTAVDSCTAQGDKLTPVSEYYQAFQSLKDSRGASREVLWATIGPVALTDKRAELTTETVGGTTYVRNVDCPTSYGPGYRQSDMAKAFDATRANLDSICKASYQQTLLDIAELATVAQSVAVMNLPDPRLAVVYVTRADGSVQTCTAANGDFRYEPPSGGRAARIFFLGPCLRRVGDTKVEVKVLCAG
- a CDS encoding ImuA family protein; this encodes MGAALERSGLAVVEELRERIRQLQAAPRRALSVLRTGVDAVDALLPQGGLPLGTSVELCGEAASGRTSLALRAVATAHREMRLCAWVDGPRELYPPAAAALGVDLERLLVVRPQAFSQRVWSAVQLARSGAFTAVVVDLTLGVGAPGRPERLALTEARKLADAAARGGTLVLLLTSPEAPADGLARLRLEARGVQGWSVELERSRGGGVGTRIVRPWRELYPEVGLDAGARLLDADVAQAGDAGPGFYRDPADRVRNGMGILGQRPGRDAPMPSLGGALSPDGR
- a CDS encoding DNA polymerase Y family protein, with translation MRRGYLHVTRFPVQRKVIESPALAGQPLVLVEEVRGQRRVAFASTRALKVGVRPGMTLTAATALEPALQSFPYRPKDEAQALAALGESLLGLCPGFQRDAPEGLWFDASAAHLVGGELELGARVLGVCAGLGYRAHVTVASEAFTSRVLARHGARRVEVVAEGQGARALAPLPLGALEAPAAKAFSVLGLSTLGEVAALPAGAVTARGGAGAARAHARCRGVDDTPFTPEPLEEALEDRVVLDAPADTFEPVQFALKTLLDRLGARLSGRQRAAVRLTFVLRLDPTGEAQVPLLLARPTARAKLLLDLARHRLGELRLERPVAEVAVRVDAHDEDLGQQLALGDEPEGDMALEGVLSRLATTLGEEALFAASLEAVHRPEAAHAPRAFHPPETRRGLLSPSGPLAPEPAAPVTVWREAGAARERPSRLLARPARLDAEVAASGEMLAARLAGRRHRVTAMAGPERLGGEWWTDTPYQRDYYRVHFEGLGPAWVYRDGRDGGFYLQGLFD
- a CDS encoding NAD-dependent epimerase/dehydratase family protein, whose translation is MRVLVTGAAGFIGAHVCERLLARGDAVVGLDALDAAPGDVALRRSRLQRLAGARGFTFLAGDITDAARLGEAFTAARPEGVVHLAARVGVRAPDAEAPAYADTNVTGFVRVLEACREAKVAHLVYASSSSVYGAATPAPFREDAPVDQPLNLYGATKRANELMAHAYSHLHRLPASGLRFFTVYGPWGRPDMAPLLFLRALAKGEPLRLHGDGRMRRDFTFVDDVAEAVLRVLDRPPSGSPPHRLLNVGHGEPVALGDFVGLLERYWGAKAHVTSVPAQPAEMASTWADTSRLEAETGFRPHVSVDAGVARLVAWYREWSGTVR
- a CDS encoding CARDB domain-containing protein, which encodes MSRRTPPWRHSCLFITGVLALTGCSEGVEQEESPPLQQQARALMPGPDLRITELTAPDNAKPGQPVSVTAKVCNTGDQAVYANTQLQVYLSTTPTQQMPGPGTPPPPTQQLLQGQTDVGTVYAGQCVSRSLSIYITPPSGFTGNGAYYLGAIVDAFQAVQESDETNNGFVRGLMGVGSRPDLIVTRVDAPASLAPGQSFSATATVCNTGTESSSVAAVQLYLSTVNGVTMPSPSGPPPATQAMLGGTSIASLAAGQCRMEPIMGNVQMPPTPVPPGTPLYLGAIADAQANVVELREDNNAFVQGLVGVGNGPDLVVRSVTGPASVRQGDPLQATVTVCNAGTQSSNSADVMVVLSTGTSLAAPSSQPRPPTEAPVGNANVPPLSVGQCATRTVQGYAYRPYSPPGEQPLYLGAIVDLPRSVQELREDNNTRADTLVGVGTQPDLTVVTLEAPTNLPLSGPFTVSTKLCNVGTTRSMDSLVEVYITSEPSLAITAGPPPMTAMMAGSANVPALEPRECITRQVSSYGTVPPGATMPNPTLYVGAVVDPRASLLELREDNNVSALSRIGMGSGPDLVVRTLTAPSSVKPATSLWTDVQVCNEGTQFAPNSTVGLFLSTTPTAVSPVQGPPPSQMQIGSVEVSSLQPGACALYTKSVYAAAPPPGAPPSQPLYLVALADVGAQQQELREDNNLGVAGPLLLGNGPDLVVTDVTGPTSAIPYGPVTLNVTVCNTGTDPAGPSRVMGVVSAGETLPTQFPSPGATESVVGEVSLPPLAAGQCVTTPVSGSAPPPYYAEPNSPLYLGARVDSTNQVMELREDNNTRVTSRLVLGNGPDLVVRSVTAPTNPTPYSAFSAQVKICNEGNVSTYGSVPLDLVISTEKSPYVPGQGQPPYTQVQMPVGGVMVPALAVGQCTTLPVQGSFNRPPAATPGQSLYLGAIVDGPNTLQELIEDNNALTMATSIGQAP
- a CDS encoding ATP-binding cassette domain-containing protein, coding for MPSSSSSVRAHDVCFSFTDAIPVLTDVEFHLAPGWTGLVGPNGAGKSTLLRLLSGELKPTSGQLQFEPDSPLVCLCPQGVEELTPDITAFADAWDALARRLQGQLGLDVTALERWPTLSPGERKRWQVGAALAREPDVLLLDEPTNHLDAEARTWLVAALRRFRGVGVVVSHDRELLETLTQATLRVHGGEAHLYPGAYSAAKGHWEAEREAEIASHQQSKAERDRAAQLLDKARREHQGATLSRSTSRRMRNKNDSDARSIMASTKASWAESRLGHQVTVKRRELERAESAVGTFTVDKTVGRSVFVDYVRSPNPWLFTFDTPGLKAGDVEVLGPTRLDVDREARIRIEGPNGAGKTTLLKALLEQARVPREKLLYLPQDLSAEETRAMLDAVRELPPEERGRVMSLVAALGVDPHRLLGSGQPSPGEARKLAIARGLGQHAWALVLDEPTNHLDLPSIERLEAALHDYPGALLLVTHDAPFARACTTTRWLVANGRVEVE
- a CDS encoding SPFH domain-containing protein; the protein is MGLTIVLLVAAAAVVFGLVTGVRIVPQAKVMVVERLGKFHHVASSGLNILIPFMDSPRAMEMRAGNRFTRNTLVDLREQVMGFETVQVITHDNVNMEVGSVIYYQIIDPSRALYQVENLALAIEQLTMTNLRNVMGGLTLDQTLTSRETVNSKLRNVLDEATEKWGVKVTRVELREIEPPQAIKSAMAKQMTAERERRAEVTKAEGDKAAAILQAEGEKISRILRAEAERDAEIARAEGHKRAVMLEAEGKAEATRLTFEAIHTGRATPEVLALRYLETLQELGKGDNKMFVPYEATAALGSIATLKEVFAKEDAPAAAPQALPPRAPAPSAAALSAQALARNAAASSTLPATRRVQPPPSEE